GAGGCTCGGAGCGGGAACAGGGCCGATGGCACAGGGCAGGTTATTCTACAATTCAGAATCGGTATTTGAGGCCAAGGTGCCAGGTGAAGTAGTCGATATCATCGAGGCCATCATGCCCTCCCACATACCCTGCCGCACCTTCCAGTATCCAGTGATCCGTAAGGCTGCGTTCAAGTCCCATGGCCAGCTTTCCGCAGGCACGGGTACGGTTGCTGACATAGCCGGGTGTTTTTATCTCGCCGGACTTGAAGTTAACCGTTACGTCCATAAGTCCTACGCCAACTCCGAGATAGGCTCGGGTAACATCTCCAAAGGGAGGATAGTATTTCATAAGGAGAATATAGGTGTTGATGTCAAGGCTGTCTTTGGAAAAAGGGTTATCCACATCGAATTTGCGCATGTGGTCAAACTGGAATTCCGTTGCCAGAGCGTCTGTCCAGCGATAGCCGATATTGGCATGAGCCGCAAAGGTGTTGTCCTGGTCCGGATCCACATTAAAGTTTTCCACTGCATATCCAATGGCCGCTCCCACTGTGAAGGGTTTGTCCACGGAAGAAGCAGCTGCGGAAAAAGGCAGCGTAAAACAGCAAAGAGCCAAAACAACAGAGCCGAGAATCCAGTTGCGCATGGGTGGGCCTCCTTGAAAAAGTCATGGGGAAAAAAGATGGTTCCTTTTTGGGAGCAAGGAACTGATTTTCATTTCTGCAATGTCGATACCATATGAATATATAATCACTTTTCGAATATAAAATCTATTTTTTTCTTCATTCTGTTCTTGTTGTCATCTTCTAACAATTTTATTTTATGTGTGTTTGGGTGTGCTTCTGCTGTGCGGTGGGGTTGAAGGTTATGGGTACTCTCATGCTCTCTTTGATGTGGCTGTCCGGTCCGTTTACAAAAGAGCTTTGTAATCTGAATGGAAGTGTCTGTTTTTTTGGCACCTGGCATTGTGAGATGGTGAAAGGGGGAGGAGTGTTTCATTTTAGCATCAGAAAAAATGAGAAACAACCAGACGCCATGCAAAAAAATCAATGTCGGAAAGGCTTTCCATGCCACGGAAATAGGCGGATTCCGCTGTGATGGAATATCTGTCTGACAGGCTGTGTCTGAGCCCGACTACCAGCTCCGCCGCTCCCCGTGTGACTTCTCTGTTTTCCTGTTTCATTTTATCGATATCGGCACTTTTGGCTCGCAGGAGGCCTATTCCTGCTCCCAGATATGGGCGGGTGTCACCATTGGCTTGAGGTTCATAGAGGAGGCGAAACATGGCACTGCGGGTATGGATTTTTCCTTTGGACAGGCTGTTTCCGACATCAAGGTTCCGAATTTTTTCCCCGGTTACCTGAAGGGTCCAGTTGTTGTCTGTGTGCCAGGACAGTTCGCCTCTCAGGCTGGGAGCAGGATCGTTATGGTTGCTGCTTCCAAAGGAATCCATGGCCATGCCGCCGCCGATACCGACAGAAAAGGATGGCAGAGAATCCGTCTGAGCGGAGAGGGGGATGAAGAAAGTAAACGAAAGGATCAGTAAAAA
This genomic interval from Desulfobotulus pelophilus contains the following:
- a CDS encoding outer membrane beta-barrel protein, with protein sequence FLLILSFTFFIPLSAQTDSLPSFSVGIGGGMAMDSFGSSNHNDPAPSLRGELSWHTDNNWTLQVTGEKIRNLDVGNSLSKGKIHTRSAMFRLLYEPQANGDTRPYLGAGIGLLRAKSADIDKMKQENREVTRGAAELVVGLRHSLSDRYSITAESAYFRGMESLSDIDFFAWRLVVSHFF
- a CDS encoding porin family protein yields the protein MRNWILGSVVLALCCFTLPFSAAASSVDKPFTVGAAIGYAVENFNVDPDQDNTFAAHANIGYRWTDALATEFQFDHMRKFDVDNPFSKDSLDINTYILLMKYYPPFGDVTRAYLGVGVGLMDVTVNFKSGEIKTPGYVSNRTRACGKLAMGLERSLTDHWILEGAAGYVGGHDGLDDIDYFTWHLGLKYRF